A region of Culicoides brevitarsis isolate CSIRO-B50_1 chromosome 1, AGI_CSIRO_Cbre_v1, whole genome shotgun sequence DNA encodes the following proteins:
- the LOC134834952 gene encoding probable ATP-dependent RNA helicase DDX27, with translation MGGKEKKKINFDLIKTIDDNEEIADLSEDSDVEVEYQPSKVKQKKKVDFDSKFKFVSSVSEYQKDTWDDLMSFVKHKNRGKVTDKIANVIASRKEDSKKILEEDVKDEKSDEEIDLSDDELKHDNLRVKQKKGKTKVDSTIEDVLDKDFFEDAPQSDDITSFYQMNLSRPLMRAIGLLGYVHPTPIQCATIPVALLGRDICGCAATGTGKTASYMLPTLERLLYKPVTTESVTRVLVLVPTRELGAQVYQVTKQLCQFTNIDIGMAIGGLDVKAQEAILRKNPDVVIATPGRLIDHIKNTPSFTLDSIEVLILDEADRMLDEYFAAQMKEIIKSCSPTRQTMLFSATMTDEVKDLVAVSLTKPVKIFVNNNQTVAFNLRQEFIRIREDREDDREPILAALVCRTFHDHCMVFVQTKKAAHRLRILLGLLGLKSGELHGDLTQQQRLESLRQFKDEQIDILIATDVAARGLDISGVKTVINFVMPISVEHYIHRVGRTARAGKAGISVSLAGETERKMVKEIIKRATNPVKNRIIPSEIVEKYRKKVQALEPEIEKVLEEEKAEKMLAQAEQQLNKTEKKLKEELEAGKKNAQQTVPRQWFQSHKERMLEKERLSLKTDEDEDQTNGKPKKKNDKKPASKKRKRDDDGSDLEDNFFKKRKQQGAPMKKSKPSKTNSDAGKTPKELAKERAQKELEMASLTRAKLMKCKHKVRRLKAVVDEIPNENSSKKKNFKRKSKFAMDLADTSQKNVKKLRYDANKQKKIDEKVTKLSKVKLQNKAGLNKKNKGKHFGAPKVKKDKFKGKK, from the exons ATGGGAGGAAAGGAgaagaaaaagataaattttgatctaaTCAAGACAATCGACGATAATGAAGAAATTGCTGATTTATCTGAGGATTCCGATGTTGAAGTTGAA TATCAACCATCAAAAgtaaaacagaagaaaaaagtcgattttgattcaaaattcaaattcgtcTCGTCAGTTTCGGAATACCAAAAAGACACTTGGGATGATTTGATGTCCTTTGTGAAGCACAAGAACCGCGGAAAAGTTACGGATAAAATTGCCAATGTTATCGCAAGTCGCAAGGAAGACAGCAAGAAAATCCTCGAAGAAGACGTCAAAGATGAAAAATCCGACGAAGAAATCGATTTATCGGATGACGAGCTGAAACACGATAATTTACGTGTGAAACAGAAAAAGGGCAAAACTAAAGTTGATTCGACAATCGAAGATGTTCTCGACAAAGATTTCTTCGAAGATGCGCCCCAATCGGATGACATCACGTCTTTTTATCAGATGAACTTGTCTCGTCCCTTGATGAGAGCAATTGGGCTTCTTGGTTACGTGCATCCGACGCCAATTCAGTGCGCAACGATTCCCGTGGCGCTCTTGGGTCGCGATATTTGTGGATGTGCAGCAACAGGTACGGGTAAAACGGCTTCTTATATGCTGCCGACGCTCGAAAGATTGTTGTATAAGCCGGTAACGACCGAAAGTGTCACGAGAGTGCTTGTTTTGGTCCCGACTCGTGAACTGGGAGCTCAAGTTTATCAAGTAACGAAGCAATTGTGTCAATTTACGAATATTGATATTGGAATGGCGATTGGAGGGTTGGATGTTAAGGCGCAGGAAGCTATTTTACGGAAGAATCCTGATGTAGTTATCGCTACTCCCGGCAGATTGATAGATCATATCAAGAATACGCCGAGTTTTACATTGGATTCTAttgag GTCCTCATCCTCGACGAAGCTGATCGTATGTTGGACGAATATTTCGCCGCCCAAATGAAAGAAATCATCAAAAGTTGCTCCCCAACGCGTCAAACGATGCTTTTTTCCGCTACAATGACAGACGAAGTCAAAGATCTCGTTGCTGTCTCTTTAACGAAACCCGTAAAAATCTTCGTGAACAACAACCAAACCGTTGCCTTCAACTTACGCCAAGAATTCATCCGCATCCGTGAAGATCGCGAAGACGATCGCGAACCAATTCTCGCTGCGCTTGTTTGTCGTACGTTCCACGATCATTGCATGGTTTTCGTGCAAACCAAAAAAGCCGCGCATCGTCTCCGAATCCTTCTTGGCTTGTTAGGATTAAAATCAGGAGAGCTTCACGGCGACTTGACCCAACAACAGCGTCTCGAATCTTTGCGACAATTCAAAGACGAGCAAATTGACATCTTGATAGCGACTGATGTAGCTGCCCGTGGCTTGGATATTTCCGGCGTAAAGACAGTTATCAACTTTGTGATGCCAATTTCCGTCGAGCATTACATCCATCGTGTCGGGCGTACTGCTCGTGCAGGCAAAGCGGGTATTTCGGTGTCCTTGGCAGGCGAAACTGAACGCAAAATGGTCAAAGAAATCATCAAACGTGCCACGAACCCGGTAAAAAATCGCATAATTCCCTcagaaattgtcgaaaaatacCGCAAAAAAGTCCAAGCCTTGGAACCGGAAATCGAAAAAGTCTTGGAAGAGGAAAAAGCGGAAAAAATGTTGGCACAAGCGGAACAACAACTCAACAAAACGGAGAAAAAACTGAAAGAAGAACTCGAAGCTGGCAAGAAAAACGCTCAACAAACTGTCCCGCGTCAATGGTTCCAATCGCACAAAGAACGAATGCTGGAAAAGGAACGTCTTTCGCTCAAAACTGACGAAGATGAAGACCAAACGAACGGAAAACCCAAGAAAAAGAACGACAAAAAGCCGGCGAGCAAGAAACGAAAacgcgacgacgacggaaGCGACTTGGAAGACAACTTTTTCAAGAAACGCAAGCAACAAGGAGCTCCCATGAAGAAGTCAAAGCCATCAAAAACTAATTCAGATGCCGGAAAAACGCCAAAAGAGCTCGCAAAAGAACGCGCTCAGAAGGAATTGGAAATGGCGTCACTCACGAGAGCGAAATTAATGAAGTGCAAACACAAAGTTCGACGATTAAAAGCAGTTGTCGATGAAATTCCGAACGAAAACTcatcaaagaagaaaaatttcaagagaaaaTCCAAATTTGCGATGGATTTGGCAGACACAAGTcagaaaaatgtgaagaaattgag atacgaCGCCAATAAACAGAAGAAAATCGacgaaaaagtcacaaaattgagtaaagtaaaattacaaaacaagGCTGGCttgaacaagaaaaacaaaGGAAAGCATTTCGGAGctccaaaagtcaaaaaagacAAGTTCAAaggcaaaaagtga
- the LOC134834961 gene encoding uncharacterized protein LOC134834961, translating to MTEIITQDTPMLTIDALIHLFQYLEDFDDLKNCSLVCKQYLQATQEPKILKRFKLCFNFVSIGSDEDSCLSLFAKSDRLFSNIYFENAKFVKIDPDFWSRWSESITELTFDYKFRTPDLPGGNFLKLLLYTPKLKTLSIICSLHLCNDFMKKLTEEERKTVFAHLKGVQELNLYFSEVCVDTLEFEPWLDEMPNLKNIDFDFYSKRAPIPPAAYEKIFYFLERYGSKVKGLHICDHARPVNKTVVQRLLAIKDLKLKAFDHIINKATSKEFTDFLCTQSELQYLTVNGSFSVSRSFKHMPKLKEIAIVNGPAFDGFAEFNNVPKLQSLGIGGFEFYDEEGLKEDIQRRKRLAEGTKRRRKCNENQLKNSEEEEFDYKLKPNPNLKELSLIDACVSFEIPLVQRLCECFPNLRLLNLDAAIIDDEALPFIFQLKKLEELKLSNTQISDAGILGIKSSKSLKKRKSIDEEEISSTKNLSINALTELEVLCIDFCKKITEKSYLALEFKKLKHLSVQGNHMTAQIFKSLGKKCPTIESINLSKSNSMREQETEALAKSISGLETLELQSCVNFNKRCLMILMENCRKLETLDVTKCDCDVKSVAQKMFLEIKSLRRIMLDKERLYRCNYIQND from the exons atgaCTGAAATCATCACACAAGACACTCCAATGTTAACAATCgac gccctaattcatctttttcaatatttagaaGACTTTGATGACCTCAAAAATTGCTCTCTCGTATGCAAACAGTACCTTCAAGCAACTCAAGAaccaaaaatcctcaaaagaTTCAAATTATGTTTCAATTTTGTCTCTATCGGCAGTGATGAGGACTCATGTTTGTCTCTTTTCGCCAAAAGTGACCGTTTATTCAGCAACATTTACTTCGAAAATgccaaatttgtcaaaattgatCCGGATTTTTGGTCGCGTTGGAGCGAAAGTATCACCGAACTCACTTTTGACTACAAATTTCGTACGCCAGATTTGCCGGGAGGGAATTTCTTGAAGTTATTACTTTACACACCGAAGCTGAAGACATTGAGTATCATCTGTTCGTTACATCTTTGCAacgatttcatgaaaaaattgactgaAGAAGAGCGAAAAACCGTTTTTGCCCATTTAAAAGGCGTTCAAGAGCTGAATTTATACTTTTCTGAAGTTTGTGTCGATACTTTGGAATTCGAACCATGGCTCGATGAGATGCCAAACctgaaaaatatcgattttgatttttattcgaaacgAGCTCCGATTCCCCCGGCAGCTTATGAGaagattttttactttctcGAGCGTTACGGGAGCAAAGTGAAGGGATTGCACATTTGTGATCATGCTCGTCCCGTGAATAAAACCGTCGTACAGCGACTTCTTGCCATCAAAGACTTGAAATTGAAGGCTTTTGATCACATCATCAATAAGGCGACTTCCAAGGAATTCACGGATTTTCTTTGTACGCAGTCAGAATTGCAATATTTAACAGTAAATGGGTCATTTTCGGTTAGTAGATCATTCAAACATATGCCAAAGTTGAAAGAAATCGCCATCGTGAATGGCCCAGCATTCGATGGATTTGCTGAATTTAATAATGTGCCAAAGTTACAGTCGCTTGGCATCGGCGGATTTGAGTTTTACGACGAAGAAGGACTCAAAGAAGACATTCAACGACGAAAAAGATTGGCTGAAGGCACCAAAAGACGTCGAAAATGCaacgaaaatcaattaaaaaattccgaagaagaagaatttgaCTACAAACTGAAGCCAAATCCAAATTTAAAGGAACTTTCCTTAATCGACGCTTGTGTCAGCTTCGAAATTCCTCTCGTGCAACGCCTTTGCGAATGTTTTCCGAACCTCAGACTACTGAATCTCGATGCTGCCATCATCGACGACGAAGCCTTACCgttcatttttcaactaaaaaagcTCGAAGAACTGAAATTAAGCAACACTCAAATCTCGGATGCGGGAATTTTGGGTATAAAATCCTCAAAATCGCTTAAAAAGCGAAAATCTATcgacgaagaagaaatttcttcgaccaaaaatttatcaattaacgCATTGACTGAACTCGAAGTGCTGTGCATcgatttttgcaagaaaataaCCGAAAAATCCTACCTCGCCTTGGAATTCAAGAAGTTGAAGCACTTGAGCGTTCAAGGCAACCACATGACAGCACAAATTTTCAAGTCTCTCGGCAAAAAATGTCCCACAATTGAGTCAATAAATCTCTCGAAAAGTAATTCCATGAGGGAACAAGAGACAGAGGCGCTGGCAAAGTCAATATCTGGGTTAGAAACTCTTGAGTTGCAGTCCTGCGTGAATTTTAATAAGCGATGTTTGATGATTCTCATGGAAAATTGCCGGAAATTGGAGACACTTGACGTTACAAAGTGCGATTGTGACGTGAAAAGTGTCGCGCAAAAGATGTTTCTTGAAATTAAGTCGCTTCGGAGGATTATGTTGGATAAGGAACGGCTCTACAGATGCAATTACAtccaaaatgattaa
- the LOC134837082 gene encoding trifunctional enzyme subunit beta, mitochondrial, whose product MAAYLSNLVKFSGLSNAVYKNAVRGIGTSSDLWTPRQAKVADKTGKNIVLVDGVRTPFLMSGTQYSKLMPHELARHSLLELLRKTGVDKELIDYIVYGTVIQEVKTSNIGREAALSAGFSNKTPAHTVTMACISSNQAITTGIGLIATGTYDIVVAGGVEFMSDVPIRHSRKMRSLMLRASKAKTPMQRLQLLATIRPDFFAPELPAVAEFSSGETMGHSADRLAASFKVSRQEQDDYALRSHTKAKEAETAGYFTDLVPMKVANVDQLVDKDNGIRVSTKEQLAKLKPAFVKPHGTITAANASFLTDGASACMIMTEAKAKELGLKPKAYLRDFLYVSQDPIDQLLLGPAYGIPKILKKANLTVKDVDAWEIHEAFAGQICANLKALDSDWFCKTYLGLNEKVGSIDLSKWNNWGGSLSIGHPFAATGVRLCMHTANRLVRENGQVGVVAACAAGGQGVAMVLERHPDATAN is encoded by the exons atggcTGCATACTTGAGCAATTTGGTCAAATTCAGTGGACTTTCCAATGCTGTTTACAAAAATG cTGTAAGAGGAATTGGCACTTCGAGCGATCTTTGGACCCCTCGTCAAGCAAAGGTTGCTGACAAAACGGGCAAAAATATCGTCTTGGTCGATGGCGTAAGAACCCCATTCTTGATGTCAGGTACCCAATATTCGAAATTGATGCCTCATGAGTTGGCTCGTCATTCGTTgtt ggaATTATTGCGCAAAACGGGCGTAGATAAGGAATTAATCGACTACATTGTCTATGGCACGGTCATTCAAGAGGTCAAAACATCAAATATTGGTCGAGAAGCTGCCTTAAGTGCTGGATTTAGCAACAAAACGCCCGCTCATACCGTCACCATGGCTTGTATCTCTTCCAATCAAGCCATTACCACGGGAATTGGTCTCATCGCGACAGGCACTTATGATATTGTCGTTGCGGGCGGCGTTGAATTCATGTCTGACGTCCCAATTCGTCACAGTCGCAAGATGCGTTCGCTCATGTTGCGTGCCAGCAAAGCAAAAACCCCCATGCAACGCTTGCAACTTCTCGCCACGATCCGTCCTGACTTTTTTGCGCCCGAATTGCCTGCTGTCGCTGAATTTTCGAGCGGCGAAACGATGGGTCATTCCGCAGATCGACTTGCTGCTTCGTTCAAAGTTTCGCGTCAAGAACAAGACGATTACGCCTTGAGATCGCACACAAAAGCAAAAGAAGCGGAAACTGCGGGATATTTCACGGATTTGGTTCCCATGAAAGTCGCGAATGTCGATCAATTAGTTGACAAGGACAACGGCATCCGGGTTAGCACGAAGGAGCAATTGGCGAAATTGAAGCCAGCTTTTGTCAAACCACACGGAACAATCACAGCAGCAAATGCTTCTTTCCTCACAGACGGCGCTTCCGCTTGCATGATCATGACAGAGGCGAAAGCCAAGGAGCTCGGACTCAAACCAAAAGCCTATTTGCGTGACTTTTTGTACGTGTCGCAAGACCCAATTGATCAACTGCTCCTTGGACCTGCTTACGGTATCCcgaaaatcctcaaaaaagcGAATTTAACTGTTAAGGACGTCGATGCATGGGAAATTCACGAAGCCTTTGCCGGACAAATTTGTGCCAACTTGAAAGCCCTCGACTCGGATTGGTTCTGCAAAACGTATTTGGGATTAAACGAAAAGGTCGGAAGCATCGATTTGAGTAAATGGAACAACTGGGGAGGATCTCTCAGTATTGGGCATCCTTTTGCCGCTACAGGAGTTCGACTTTGCATGCATacc gcaAATCGTCTCGTACGTGAAAATGGGCAAGTTGGTGTCGTTGCCGCTTGTGCTGCAGGCGGTCAAGGTGTTGCAATGGTTCTCGAAAGACATCCCGATGCAACTGCCaactaa